Proteins encoded in a region of the Methanobrevibacter millerae genome:
- a CDS encoding 4Fe-4S binding protein: MNCTPSEAPCLKECPNDAIEVLGGAITINEEKCDKCRQCVDVCPIGAIHI, encoded by the coding sequence ATGAACTGTACACCATCAGAAGCACCATGCCTGAAGGAATGTCCCAACGATGCCATTGAAGTATTGGGCGGAGCCATTACCATAAATGAAGAGAAATGCGATAAATGCAGACAGTGCGTTGATGTCTGTCCGATTGGAGCCATCCATATTTAA
- a CDS encoding 4Fe-4S dicluster domain-containing protein yields the protein MEKISVNSNMCDGCLNCENMCASIHSASRIKIIEHDSSFYGIVCQHCESAPCIKICPTDAITDEKVDTEKCIGCGLCVMVCPFGAMTYKSSIAEKCDLCADREEGPACMKACTKRAITRVDPEKVRLKNQEKYLAKLAGVYEPDSKKGGFVHVITSQARARLVLEE from the coding sequence ATGGAAAAAATTTCCGTAAACAGCAATATGTGTGACGGATGTCTCAATTGTGAAAACATGTGTGCATCCATACACTCTGCATCCCGAATTAAAATCATAGAACATGATTCCTCCTTTTACGGTATTGTATGTCAGCACTGTGAAAGTGCCCCTTGTATCAAAATCTGTCCGACCGACGCAATTACAGACGAAAAGGTCGACACTGAAAAATGTATCGGCTGCGGATTGTGTGTCATGGTCTGTCCGTTCGGCGCAATGACCTACAAGTCAAGCATCGCCGAGAAATGTGACCTATGTGCCGACAGGGAAGAAGGTCCTGCATGTATGAAAGCATGTACCAAAAGGGCCATTACACGTGTCGATCCTGAAAAGGTCAGGCTTAAAAACCAGGAAAAATACCTGGCAAAACTTGCAGGAGTTTATGAGCCGGACAGCAAAAAAGGCGGATTTGTTCACGTAATAACTAGTCAAGCAAGAGCAAGATTAGTTCTTGAGGAATAG